From a region of the Posidoniimonas corsicana genome:
- a CDS encoding AAA family ATPase, which yields MSESIEPDAHRLGHALRADVLEPLKQSFVGKDEIIDLLGLCLTARENLFLLGPPGTAKSALVQALASRIDGRVFDYLLTRFTEPNEIFGPFDIRKLRDGELQTNTEGMLPEADFVFLDELLNANSAILNSLLLVLNERVFRRGRETRPLPTLMVVGASNHLPEDEALGALFDRFLIRVNCVNVPDESLREVLNAGWRLDSQSSNQEAPTSGLRADDLRRLHRLTPQVSIEQVLPAYCDLVIKLRGAGIRVSDRRAVKLQRLVAASALLCGRLDANRTDLWVLRYIWDTEDEQEVLAALVSQAVDAADDEERALGHPRSQVGEAPDPEQLHADLSVLAEMIERAGGVERSVARDRLTLLAARCQWVPDAQQRTFIENQVNELWARLDSAP from the coding sequence GTGAGTGAATCGATTGAGCCGGACGCGCACCGGCTCGGGCACGCGCTCCGCGCCGACGTGCTCGAGCCGCTCAAGCAGAGCTTTGTCGGCAAGGATGAGATCATTGACCTGCTGGGCCTCTGTCTGACCGCGCGGGAAAACCTGTTCCTCCTCGGCCCGCCCGGAACGGCGAAGAGCGCGCTGGTGCAGGCGTTGGCGTCGCGGATCGACGGGCGGGTGTTCGACTACCTCCTCACCCGCTTCACCGAGCCCAACGAGATCTTCGGCCCCTTTGACATCCGCAAGCTACGCGACGGCGAGCTGCAGACCAACACCGAAGGCATGCTGCCCGAGGCGGACTTCGTGTTCCTCGACGAGCTGCTCAACGCCAACAGCGCGATCCTTAACAGCCTGTTGCTGGTGCTCAACGAGCGCGTGTTCCGCAGGGGCCGCGAGACTCGGCCGCTGCCCACCCTGATGGTGGTCGGCGCCAGCAACCACCTGCCCGAGGACGAGGCGCTGGGGGCCTTGTTCGACCGGTTCTTGATTCGCGTGAACTGCGTCAACGTCCCCGATGAGAGCTTGCGGGAAGTGCTGAACGCCGGTTGGCGCCTCGACTCGCAATCTTCGAATCAGGAGGCGCCGACCAGCGGGCTGCGAGCAGACGATCTGCGGAGGCTGCACCGGCTGACGCCGCAGGTGTCCATCGAACAGGTCCTGCCCGCGTACTGCGACCTGGTGATCAAGCTCCGCGGCGCCGGCATCCGGGTCTCGGACCGTCGGGCGGTAAAGCTCCAGCGGCTGGTCGCGGCTAGCGCCCTGCTGTGCGGCAGGCTCGACGCGAACCGCACCGACCTGTGGGTGCTCCGGTACATCTGGGACACCGAGGACGAGCAGGAGGTGCTCGCGGCGTTAGTTTCCCAAGCGGTCGACGCAGCAGACGACGAAGAACGGGCGCTTGGCCACCCCCGCTCTCAGGTCGGCGAGGCTCCCGACCCCGAGCAACTGCACGCCGACCTGTCCGTGCTCGCCGAGATGATCGAGCGCGCCGGCGGCGTCGAACGTAGCGTTGCGAGGGATCGGCTGACGCTGCTGGCGGCCCGCTGCCAGTGGGTGCCCGACGCGCAGCAACGGACCTTCATCGAGAACCAGGTGAATGAACTATGGGCCAGGCTCGACTCAGCACCGTAG
- a CDS encoding DUF4175 family protein produces the protein MIYELHEMLSRVRDRLRGVRRGWSLAVCWLAWAIAAGAAWQWGDAWGYSGRQLAVAIAVAAVATDILCRVLVNRSTADPRWVAHRIEDKHPELGAGLLAALEQAPSPQDRRLGYLQSSVVREAVTHGRSHNWTRDVSVVQLGAARLANLGAFGLLVASCVVLFNRPDSIAHASPAAGGDADRILLLVDDVLVEPGDAEIERGTPLLIVAQFGGVVPPEATLTILNEAASREAGAAETLSMTRSFEDPKFVGRIPSVNHDFTYRVGFGSRQTEAYRISVFDYPRLERADVEIHYPDYTSLQPKRIEDVRRVTAVEGAELMIECRLNKPVDVARLVDRDGGEVPLARVDGDSPHYRATFTLERSRRFKLHLEDAAGRANKLPPELVVNVTPNRMPKLKIARPARDLRVSPIEEMDIAGEATDDFGLLSVGVSYSIGGGEPTDVLLFDSDLESPPDTLKKHSIAHSIDFEELHAAPDQLLSYYVWAEDYGPNGKARRTLSDMYFAEVRHFEEVFRQGEQPTEQQQREQQQQQQSQTQGAAQQAAELAELQKQIISATWTLVRREVAAEPSAEFATDVGVIAESQQNAIQQLEELAAEVSDGESAGHAQTAREQMEEAFRRLSEAATDAAHSGLRPAMSSEQSAYQALLKLRAREFDVIQASAQQQQGSPSGSASGAGSRSQQQLNELELSSSENRYETQSRARSQQEQAQTGTNQAREVLDRLRELARRQEDLNDRVRQLQSELEAAESEEEQDQLERELKRLRDQQREILRDTEELQNDLEGSETPEQTRDAQEQLEATRSRVQQASEALEEGRLSEAVTEGTRAGSQLNQLRDEFRRRAADRFSEEMQDLRRAAQDLDSQQEQLSDRLDEQERQQSRSLRDSVAREDILEGLADQQRNYEELIERMQQTVQEAEEPEPLLARELFDAVRQANDDQVDQALDITRQLLDAGVAPEAAEAMRAANGGIDRLRQSVDRAAESVLGDGTEALRRAERELQDLQEQLDQEIEQAQGEAGPSDERATEGRSTQQRGAPPSEGQRSSQNADSRPSATGQTGPGEQSSDDAPEPLELPRLPGPAGEQASDQRSDQSQQRGQGGDRPTGQQQGGSGQRAQPEENQQQRGGGQGGRGWDLNDLFNSLNTPGGPITGEDFREWNDRMRDVQDLVDDPELRAEVARIRDRAEEARAEFKRHSKEPDWQKLIEGVANPLAEVRQRIQQEIRRKESPDSLVPIDRDPVPVDFIETVREYYERLGSGE, from the coding sequence ATGATCTACGAATTGCACGAAATGCTCTCGCGGGTCCGCGACCGGTTACGCGGCGTGCGGCGGGGATGGTCGCTCGCCGTTTGCTGGCTGGCGTGGGCTATCGCCGCGGGTGCGGCCTGGCAGTGGGGTGACGCCTGGGGCTATTCGGGGCGCCAGCTGGCGGTTGCCATCGCCGTTGCCGCCGTTGCTACCGACATCCTCTGCCGGGTGCTGGTCAACCGCTCCACCGCCGACCCTCGTTGGGTCGCGCACCGCATTGAAGACAAGCACCCCGAACTGGGCGCCGGCCTGCTCGCAGCCCTCGAGCAAGCGCCGTCGCCGCAGGATCGTCGGCTAGGCTACCTGCAATCGTCCGTTGTTCGCGAGGCAGTGACCCACGGGCGCAGCCACAACTGGACGCGGGATGTTTCTGTCGTGCAACTCGGCGCCGCTCGCCTTGCCAATCTCGGCGCGTTTGGTTTGCTCGTGGCGTCGTGTGTCGTGCTGTTCAATCGCCCCGATTCCATCGCCCATGCTTCGCCCGCTGCCGGCGGAGATGCGGACCGCATCCTGCTCCTGGTCGACGATGTCCTTGTTGAGCCGGGAGATGCTGAGATTGAACGTGGGACGCCGTTGCTCATCGTTGCGCAGTTCGGCGGCGTCGTGCCGCCGGAGGCAACCCTGACGATTCTGAATGAGGCGGCCTCCCGTGAAGCCGGCGCCGCCGAGACGCTTTCGATGACCCGCAGCTTCGAAGACCCAAAGTTCGTCGGCCGCATCCCGTCAGTGAACCACGACTTCACGTACCGCGTCGGATTTGGCAGCCGGCAGACCGAAGCGTATCGGATCTCCGTGTTCGACTATCCCAGACTCGAACGAGCCGACGTCGAGATCCACTACCCGGACTACACTTCCCTTCAGCCCAAACGTATCGAGGACGTCCGACGCGTGACGGCCGTCGAAGGGGCCGAGCTGATGATCGAGTGCCGGCTGAACAAGCCGGTGGACGTCGCTCGGCTCGTCGACAGGGATGGGGGAGAGGTTCCGCTCGCTCGCGTAGATGGCGACTCGCCACACTACAGGGCGACCTTCACACTCGAACGCTCAAGGCGTTTCAAGCTACACCTAGAGGACGCAGCGGGGCGCGCGAACAAACTGCCGCCTGAACTGGTGGTGAACGTCACCCCCAACCGGATGCCAAAGCTCAAGATTGCCCGACCTGCGCGCGATTTGCGGGTGTCGCCAATCGAAGAGATGGATATCGCCGGTGAGGCGACGGACGACTTTGGGCTGCTTAGCGTTGGCGTCAGCTACTCGATCGGCGGCGGGGAGCCCACCGACGTGCTGCTGTTCGATAGCGACTTAGAAAGCCCGCCCGATACTCTCAAGAAACACTCGATTGCACACTCGATCGACTTTGAGGAACTCCACGCAGCCCCTGATCAGCTGCTTTCATACTATGTCTGGGCGGAAGACTACGGACCCAACGGCAAGGCCCGGCGGACTCTGAGCGACATGTACTTCGCCGAGGTTCGCCACTTCGAGGAGGTTTTCCGCCAGGGCGAACAACCCACTGAACAGCAGCAGCGGGAGCAGCAGCAACAACAGCAGAGCCAGACGCAGGGCGCCGCACAGCAGGCGGCCGAGCTTGCCGAACTCCAGAAACAGATCATCAGCGCCACGTGGACGCTTGTCCGTCGCGAAGTCGCGGCTGAGCCGTCCGCCGAATTCGCCACGGATGTGGGGGTGATCGCCGAATCGCAGCAGAACGCCATCCAGCAACTGGAAGAACTCGCAGCAGAGGTTTCCGATGGTGAATCTGCCGGGCACGCCCAGACCGCACGCGAGCAGATGGAGGAAGCCTTCAGGCGACTGTCGGAAGCGGCGACGGACGCCGCCCACAGCGGCCTCCGCCCAGCGATGTCGTCTGAGCAATCGGCCTACCAAGCACTGCTGAAGTTGCGGGCGCGGGAGTTCGACGTCATCCAAGCCAGTGCTCAGCAACAACAGGGCTCGCCATCGGGCAGCGCGTCCGGCGCTGGCAGCCGCTCGCAGCAGCAGCTCAACGAGCTTGAGTTGTCGTCCAGCGAGAACCGCTACGAGACGCAGAGCCGCGCGCGGAGCCAGCAGGAACAAGCCCAGACGGGAACCAACCAGGCCAGGGAGGTGCTAGACCGACTCCGTGAGCTCGCCCGCAGGCAGGAGGACCTGAACGACCGTGTGCGGCAGCTTCAATCGGAGCTCGAAGCGGCCGAGAGTGAAGAGGAGCAGGATCAGCTAGAACGCGAGCTGAAACGACTCCGCGACCAGCAGCGCGAGATCCTCCGCGACACAGAAGAACTGCAGAACGACTTGGAGGGCTCCGAGACCCCAGAGCAAACCCGCGACGCTCAGGAGCAACTCGAGGCGACACGTTCGCGTGTCCAGCAGGCGTCCGAAGCGCTCGAGGAAGGGCGGCTTAGCGAGGCGGTCACCGAAGGGACCCGCGCAGGCAGCCAGCTCAACCAGCTGCGCGACGAGTTCCGCCGACGCGCCGCCGACCGGTTCTCGGAGGAGATGCAAGACCTCCGCAGAGCGGCTCAAGACCTCGACTCCCAGCAAGAGCAACTGTCGGACCGCCTTGATGAGCAAGAGCGGCAGCAGAGCCGGTCGCTCCGGGACAGTGTTGCTCGAGAGGACATCCTGGAGGGTCTCGCAGATCAGCAGCGCAACTATGAGGAACTCATTGAGCGGATGCAGCAAACGGTCCAGGAAGCCGAAGAGCCCGAACCCCTGCTGGCGAGGGAGCTCTTCGACGCCGTCCGACAGGCCAACGACGATCAGGTAGACCAGGCGCTCGACATTACCCGGCAGCTTCTTGATGCCGGAGTCGCCCCCGAGGCCGCCGAAGCGATGCGGGCGGCGAACGGTGGGATTGATCGACTGCGGCAGAGCGTCGATCGCGCGGCCGAGAGCGTGCTGGGTGACGGGACCGAAGCGTTGCGTCGCGCGGAGCGCGAGCTACAAGACTTGCAGGAGCAACTCGATCAAGAGATCGAGCAGGCGCAGGGCGAAGCGGGACCTTCAGACGAGCGCGCGACAGAAGGGCGTAGCACCCAGCAAAGAGGGGCGCCGCCTAGCGAAGGTCAACGAAGCAGCCAGAACGCGGACTCGCGCCCCAGCGCGACGGGGCAGACTGGGCCGGGCGAGCAATCATCGGACGACGCCCCAGAGCCGTTAGAACTGCCGCGGCTGCCTGGGCCAGCCGGCGAGCAAGCCTCAGACCAGCGATCAGACCAATCGCAGCAGCGTGGTCAGGGCGGTGATCGCCCGACCGGTCAGCAACAAGGTGGTTCCGGCCAGCGTGCGCAACCGGAGGAAAACCAGCAGCAGCGTGGCGGGGGTCAGGGCGGCCGCGGATGGGACTTGAATGACTTGTTCAACAGCCTGAACACGCCCGGCGGGCCGATCACCGGCGAGGACTTTCGCGAGTGGAACGACCGCATGCGCGACGTCCAGGATCTTGTTGACGACCCGGAGCTCCGCGCAGAGGTCGCCCGCATCCGTGACAGAGCTGAGGAGGCCCGTGCCGAGTTCAAGCGGCACTCGAAGGAGCCCGATTGGCAGAAGTTAATCGAAGGGGTGGCGAATCCGCTAGCGGAGGTCCGTCAGCGGATACAACAAGAGATACGCCGAAAAGAGTCGCCCGACTCGCTCGTCCCGATCGACCGCGATCCGGTGCCTGTCGATTTCATCGAGACCGTGCGCGAGTACTACGAACGCCTGGGGAGCGGCGAATGA
- a CDS encoding metal-binding protein: protein MSIAVAYHGRSVLSRPAGGAQALRLAPNLNREAVAFDAALRHPIRFREAVSALHDIVINDLRYKPRDREAYEAWRREQRRREMQVRATAFQQARQEALAANNSLSPEFEAEFNQKRSRYWRARTQFTQRLMTRDREMWRMLMPLDPVVTVAPDVAFFECFSADQSSYGCLTLDRDDALGASAQTQLGTTNVDYSWALYDHFQTLRSYRETRLKVDPEGFESTTAGGGERREEKIDLPDGWLRGFMQVQAAMTLPMRRVTLSRDAVYSLLAWLRRHKARTSPRAMRFELSPGRPPVIALEPWEERITSHAGPYEGRATEPVRIWGVRRLLSLARVLPLAEAFDVYLLGTGLPSFWVARMGEMRLTLGLSGWTANEWSGGSSLDLLAPPGEAKQHRLESAVSALQRERALSFDALRAAMLCDPGDCAATLNQLALAGQVIHDLQAGVFRWRQVMDMPLGAAELGEASQEATESKLLLRAGEVELVSRTPSQDGAEVLIGKHRRTELELVIDRDGVVRRGKCSCSHHHRGGVRRGPCRHLLALRSLAMTRHSSEDASTTQWYNRLVNWSDN from the coding sequence ATGAGCATCGCCGTCGCCTACCACGGACGCAGCGTCCTGAGCCGCCCGGCCGGCGGCGCGCAGGCGCTCCGCCTGGCGCCCAACCTCAACCGCGAGGCGGTTGCGTTCGACGCAGCGCTGCGTCACCCCATTAGGTTCCGCGAAGCCGTTTCCGCCCTGCACGACATCGTCATCAACGACCTCCGCTACAAGCCGCGAGACCGCGAGGCCTACGAAGCCTGGCGGCGGGAGCAGCGCCGACGCGAGATGCAGGTCAGGGCCACCGCCTTCCAGCAGGCCCGTCAGGAAGCGCTCGCCGCCAACAACAGCCTGTCGCCCGAATTCGAGGCCGAGTTCAACCAGAAGCGGAGCCGCTACTGGCGGGCGCGGACACAATTCACCCAACGTCTGATGACCCGCGATCGCGAGATGTGGCGGATGCTGATGCCGCTCGACCCCGTGGTGACGGTCGCCCCGGACGTGGCGTTCTTCGAGTGCTTCTCGGCGGATCAGAGCAGCTACGGCTGCCTGACGCTCGACCGCGACGACGCGCTCGGCGCCAGCGCCCAAACGCAACTCGGCACGACCAACGTCGACTATTCGTGGGCCCTGTACGACCACTTTCAGACACTCCGCAGCTACCGCGAGACGCGGTTGAAGGTCGACCCGGAGGGCTTCGAATCCACGACCGCGGGCGGCGGCGAGCGGCGGGAAGAGAAGATCGACCTCCCCGACGGATGGCTGCGTGGCTTTATGCAGGTCCAGGCGGCGATGACGCTGCCGATGCGGCGGGTCACGTTGTCCCGTGACGCGGTCTACTCGCTGCTCGCCTGGCTGCGGCGCCACAAGGCGCGGACGAGCCCCCGAGCGATGCGGTTCGAGCTCTCGCCGGGCCGCCCGCCAGTCATTGCATTGGAGCCCTGGGAAGAGCGGATCACCTCGCACGCGGGCCCCTACGAGGGACGCGCAACCGAACCAGTCCGCATCTGGGGCGTGCGGCGATTGCTGTCGCTGGCGCGGGTGCTGCCGCTGGCCGAGGCGTTTGACGTCTACCTCCTGGGGACCGGGCTGCCGAGCTTCTGGGTCGCGCGGATGGGCGAGATGCGGCTGACGCTTGGCCTGAGCGGCTGGACCGCCAACGAGTGGAGCGGGGGGTCGTCGCTCGACCTGCTCGCCCCCCCTGGGGAGGCGAAGCAACACCGGCTGGAGTCGGCTGTGTCCGCCTTGCAGCGGGAGCGGGCGTTGTCGTTCGACGCGCTGCGGGCCGCCATGCTCTGCGACCCGGGCGACTGCGCCGCGACGCTCAATCAGCTTGCCCTCGCGGGCCAGGTGATCCACGACCTGCAGGCCGGCGTGTTCCGCTGGCGGCAGGTGATGGACATGCCGCTCGGCGCAGCGGAGCTAGGCGAGGCATCACAAGAGGCGACCGAGTCGAAACTCTTGCTACGTGCAGGAGAGGTTGAGCTGGTCAGCCGTACTCCGAGTCAAGACGGGGCGGAGGTGCTGATCGGCAAGCACCGTCGAACCGAGTTGGAGCTGGTCATCGATCGCGACGGCGTGGTACGACGGGGCAAGTGCTCGTGCAGCCACCACCATCGCGGCGGGGTCCGTCGCGGGCCATGCCGTCACCTGCTAGCATTGCGTAGCCTAGCGATGACGAGGCACTCGTCAGAAGATGCCTCAACGACACAATGGTACAACCGCCTAGTCAACTGGTCAGACAACTAA
- a CDS encoding glutamine amidotransferase has product MTNWGLWGAPEWATGAALLLSIGAAALLYSYFRSPAGLGLRTLAATLKATGLAALAMCLVEPLVTAVRPRPGANLFAIAVDGSQSLQIRDKRGGATRGEQLNQALTPDSAWQTRLGQDFDLRRLVFDDQLRGVKEFATLEFTGESTNMGSALAAIEKRFRGLPLGGVLLFTDGNTTDVVDPAIDLSNLPPVYPVVIGADDVLPDLSVERVSVRQTNFESAPVVIHADIRSSCVDQRRVDVRALDGANQVIEKQTIEFAGDQELGAARFQIRPEQRGVGFLTVRASPADATADSAGGETESLEATQSNNERSVVLDNGKGPYRVLYVAGRPNWDFKFLRRALDDDDQLELVGLVRIAKREAKFTFRRRGSGSGNQLFDGFRRDDEETSERYDEPVLTRLNTRDDEELRDGFPKTADELYQYDAIILDDLEAEFFTQDQLTLLEGFVSRRGGGLLMLAGVESFAEGGYRRTPVADLLPVYLDASSNDRSAVVEDSYRLDLTREGWLQDWVRLRKTEQEERERVVAMPEYKTVSQTGRVKPGAAEMAYVTDVNGEKLPALVAQRFGRGRTAALLIADIWRWGLRRSDIENDDLEKSWRQTVRWLVADVPGRVEVEVTQTSDSTSGVDVQVRVHDAEYLPLDNAEVRIDVASPDGKRLELRAEPSDDEPGVYVTRYRGSTAGPHRATVSVFAPDGSEMPRRQTGWVAQPLAEEFVRLRPNRELLEQIASRTDGQVLELRDLNSFVDELPNRRVPITETQITPLWHQPMFFLLAVTCLVGEWGLRRWKGLA; this is encoded by the coding sequence ATGACCAACTGGGGTCTGTGGGGCGCTCCCGAATGGGCAACCGGCGCCGCTTTGCTGCTGTCGATCGGCGCGGCCGCTCTGCTGTACAGCTACTTCCGATCGCCGGCCGGTCTGGGACTGCGAACCCTCGCGGCGACGCTGAAGGCTACCGGCTTGGCGGCCCTGGCGATGTGCCTCGTGGAGCCTCTGGTGACCGCGGTGCGTCCTCGACCGGGGGCCAATCTGTTCGCTATCGCCGTAGATGGCAGTCAAAGCCTACAGATCCGCGACAAGCGAGGCGGCGCGACGCGGGGCGAACAGCTGAACCAGGCGTTGACGCCCGATTCGGCTTGGCAGACGCGACTCGGACAGGACTTCGACTTGCGTCGCCTTGTATTTGACGATCAGCTGCGCGGCGTCAAGGAGTTCGCAACGCTAGAGTTCACAGGCGAATCGACCAACATGGGATCCGCCTTGGCGGCCATCGAAAAACGCTTCCGCGGGTTGCCCCTGGGCGGCGTCCTGCTGTTCACTGATGGCAACACCACTGATGTGGTAGACCCCGCGATCGACTTGTCCAACCTGCCGCCCGTCTACCCGGTGGTGATCGGCGCCGACGATGTCCTGCCAGACCTCAGCGTCGAGCGCGTATCGGTACGGCAGACCAATTTTGAGTCGGCGCCCGTTGTGATCCACGCCGATATCCGCTCCAGCTGCGTCGACCAGCGCAGGGTCGACGTCCGGGCACTTGACGGCGCGAACCAGGTGATCGAGAAGCAAACCATCGAGTTCGCAGGCGACCAAGAACTCGGTGCGGCGCGCTTCCAGATCCGGCCTGAACAGAGGGGCGTCGGCTTCCTCACCGTGCGCGCCTCGCCGGCAGATGCTACGGCCGATAGCGCGGGGGGAGAAACGGAGAGCCTGGAGGCGACCCAGTCCAACAACGAGCGGAGCGTCGTGCTGGACAACGGCAAAGGCCCGTACCGCGTACTCTACGTCGCGGGACGCCCGAACTGGGATTTCAAGTTCCTCCGCCGCGCTCTCGACGACGACGATCAGCTCGAACTAGTGGGGCTAGTGCGGATCGCCAAGCGGGAAGCGAAGTTCACCTTCCGCCGCCGCGGGAGTGGATCGGGGAACCAGCTGTTCGACGGTTTTCGTCGCGACGACGAAGAGACTTCCGAACGCTACGACGAACCCGTGCTGACGCGTCTGAATACGCGGGACGATGAGGAACTGCGGGACGGCTTCCCCAAGACGGCCGACGAGCTATACCAGTACGACGCAATCATCCTCGACGATCTAGAAGCCGAGTTTTTCACACAGGATCAGCTCACGCTGCTGGAGGGTTTCGTCAGTCGCCGAGGTGGTGGTCTCTTGATGCTCGCCGGCGTGGAGTCGTTTGCCGAGGGCGGTTACCGGCGCACGCCCGTTGCCGACCTGCTCCCGGTCTACCTTGATGCGTCTTCGAACGACCGATCCGCTGTGGTTGAAGATTCGTACCGCCTGGATCTGACTCGCGAGGGTTGGCTGCAGGACTGGGTGCGCCTGCGTAAGACCGAGCAAGAAGAGCGCGAGCGGGTGGTCGCTATGCCGGAGTACAAGACCGTATCCCAAACGGGTCGAGTCAAACCAGGCGCGGCCGAGATGGCTTACGTGACGGACGTTAACGGTGAGAAGCTTCCCGCTCTCGTCGCCCAACGGTTTGGCAGGGGGCGAACCGCCGCCTTGCTGATCGCCGACATCTGGCGGTGGGGGCTGCGTCGGTCGGATATCGAGAACGACGATCTGGAAAAGTCGTGGCGTCAGACGGTCCGCTGGCTGGTGGCCGACGTGCCCGGACGCGTTGAGGTCGAGGTCACGCAAACCAGCGACTCCACCAGCGGCGTTGACGTCCAGGTACGGGTCCATGATGCGGAGTACCTGCCGCTGGACAACGCCGAAGTGCGAATCGATGTTGCTTCACCAGACGGCAAGCGTTTGGAGCTGCGCGCCGAGCCCAGCGACGATGAACCGGGCGTGTACGTGACCCGCTACCGCGGCAGCACGGCGGGCCCCCACCGGGCGACAGTTTCAGTGTTTGCGCCGGATGGCTCGGAGATGCCACGGCGGCAGACCGGCTGGGTCGCCCAACCCTTGGCCGAGGAGTTCGTGCGCCTGCGTCCCAACCGCGAGCTGCTCGAACAGATCGCCAGCCGGACGGATGGTCAGGTCCTGGAGCTTCGCGACCTCAACTCCTTTGTCGACGAACTGCCCAACCGCCGCGTTCCGATTACCGAAACGCAGATCACTCCGCTCTGGCACCAACCGATGTTCTTCTTGCTGGCCGTCACATGCCTGGTTGGCGAGTGGGGGCTGCGCCGCTGGAAAGGGCTTGCCTAG